In one window of Limnohabitans sp. MORI2 DNA:
- a CDS encoding helix-turn-helix domain-containing protein has protein sequence MTDTSAQPTADVARRNYLEFLAAMYQAKDTNGELILLPPEDQRLLEFIAVQWFLNKPLSMMQILTSREVLFLGASTISRKVEGLRQRGWIRTVADAADRRIKWLEPTDQAWTYLDRVNTLMPLP, from the coding sequence ATGACTGATACAAGCGCTCAACCGACAGCTGATGTGGCTCGTCGCAACTATTTGGAATTCTTGGCGGCGATGTATCAAGCCAAAGATACGAACGGCGAGTTGATTTTGCTGCCACCAGAGGATCAACGATTGTTGGAGTTCATTGCGGTGCAATGGTTCCTTAATAAACCGCTGTCCATGATGCAAATCCTCACCTCGCGCGAGGTGTTGTTTCTAGGCGCATCCACCATCAGCCGAAAAGTCGAAGGCTTGCGCCAAAGGGGCTGGATTCGCACCGTGGCTGATGCGGCAGATCGCCGCATCAAATGGTTGGAGCCTACCGACCAGGCTTGGACTTACCTAGACCGCGTCAATACGTTGATGCCATTGCCTTAG
- a CDS encoding ATP-binding protein, producing MIRRISAALFFSCLFIIVDRLSYIHPFAGLNITPWNPPAALEVLFLFLVGNIWMTWVYFTLGLSDWLVRGTLLLSPTVLLGNAVLVICYASIALCLRCVLGAEAALRDRREMVWLGVVIVCGALFTAMAYVGTHIGLGVLAAQDFLGAVHRFFIGDLLGLMVWLPLFFVARDKRRREQYAHMLRSVLFWSLLAGLVVCMWLIFSLPLADQMKYFFSLFFVLGLVAATYSLPGATLVAALIQVPLVFSTMHAGVLPADLMDMQIVMLTLSLTGLIIGTVVDERLRTEERLRDSLQLVAAGELAGSLAHELHQPMSALSAYAESALMLTERQAQSSDSSDTQLARVLRNIVHETMRATDIVRGLRSYFISGVSTMEDVQVHAWVEECVTRLTERAAQAQVTLVTLYEQRVSGVMVDRIQMSTALGNLIKNAIDASAPGMQVTIRVLDDHHTLTIRVMDQANLLEAEVIDQVFRPFYSDKKEGLGLGLSVSQSLVQNNGGVLRYRAQPDKCFEILLPLGDHLDA from the coding sequence GTGATTCGACGAATCTCGGCTGCACTGTTTTTTTCTTGTTTGTTCATCATTGTTGATCGACTCAGCTACATCCATCCGTTTGCGGGGCTGAACATCACGCCGTGGAATCCACCGGCGGCTCTGGAAGTTCTGTTTTTATTTTTAGTCGGCAACATCTGGATGACATGGGTGTATTTCACCCTGGGGCTTTCCGATTGGTTGGTGCGTGGCACTTTGTTGCTGTCTCCTACGGTGCTTTTAGGTAATGCAGTTTTGGTGATTTGCTATGCCAGCATTGCACTGTGCTTGCGTTGTGTGTTGGGGGCAGAGGCGGCACTGCGCGATCGACGTGAAATGGTTTGGTTGGGCGTTGTCATTGTGTGTGGTGCTTTGTTCACGGCGATGGCATACGTGGGCACGCACATAGGGTTAGGTGTGTTGGCAGCACAGGATTTTTTAGGAGCCGTGCATCGCTTTTTCATTGGGGATTTGTTGGGTCTGATGGTTTGGTTACCCCTGTTTTTTGTGGCCCGAGACAAACGCCGCCGTGAGCAATATGCACATATGCTGCGCAGTGTTTTGTTTTGGAGCCTGTTGGCCGGCTTGGTGGTTTGCATGTGGTTGATTTTTTCATTGCCTCTTGCAGACCAGATGAAATATTTCTTCTCTTTGTTCTTTGTCCTTGGCTTAGTGGCCGCCACTTACTCACTGCCTGGGGCCACATTGGTGGCAGCTTTGATTCAAGTGCCCTTGGTCTTTTCAACCATGCATGCGGGGGTTCTGCCCGCTGATTTGATGGACATGCAAATTGTCATGCTCACCTTGTCTTTGACGGGGCTGATCATCGGCACTGTGGTGGATGAGCGTTTGCGCACCGAAGAGCGGTTGCGTGACAGTTTGCAATTGGTCGCCGCCGGTGAATTGGCGGGTTCTTTGGCGCATGAGCTTCACCAACCCATGAGTGCACTCAGTGCGTATGCCGAGTCAGCGTTGATGCTCACCGAGCGGCAAGCTCAGTCATCTGATTCGAGCGACACACAATTGGCGCGCGTCTTGCGCAATATCGTCCATGAAACCATGCGGGCCACGGATATTGTCCGTGGCTTGCGCAGTTACTTTATCTCTGGTGTTTCGACGATGGAAGATGTGCAAGTTCATGCCTGGGTAGAAGAGTGTGTGACCCGTTTGACTGAACGTGCCGCACAAGCCCAAGTGACGCTCGTCACCTTGTACGAACAACGCGTGTCAGGTGTCATGGTGGACCGAATCCAAATGAGCACGGCCTTGGGGAACTTGATCAAAAATGCCATTGATGCTTCAGCGCCAGGCATGCAAGTCACCATCCGCGTGCTGGATGATCACCATACCTTGACCATTCGCGTCATGGATCAAGCGAATTTATTAGAAGCCGAGGTGATTGACCAAGTGTTTCGTCCGTTTTATTCCGACAAAAAAGAGGGCTTAGGCTTGGGCTTGTCTGTCAGTCAATCGTTGGTACAGAATAATGGCGGCGTTTTGCGCTATCGCGCCCAGCCTGATAAATGTTTTGAAATTCTGTTGCCCCTTGGAGATCACTTAGATGCTTGA
- a CDS encoding aspartate carbamoyltransferase catalytic subunit produces the protein MLYKRNPQLNKNGELIHLLSTEGLSRDILTHILDTAANFVSVNDREVKKVPLLRGKSVFNLFFENSTRTRTTFEIAATRLSADVFNLDIARSSAAKGESLLDTIANLSAMAADIFVVRHSESGAPYLIAEHVAPHVHVVNAGDGRHAHPTQGLLDMYTIRHYKKDFTNLTVAIVGDVLHSRVARSDIHALTTLGCAEVRVVGPKTLVPSDLSAMGVKVFNNLEEGIKGCDVVIMLRLQNERMSGALLPSSQEYFKSFGLTQEKLQLAKPDAIVMHPGPINRGVEIDSAVVDGPQSVILSQVTFGIAVRMAVMSIVAGNEA, from the coding sequence ATGCTCTACAAACGCAACCCCCAACTCAACAAAAACGGCGAGCTGATTCACCTGCTCTCCACCGAAGGCTTGTCACGCGACATCCTCACCCACATCTTGGACACGGCAGCCAACTTCGTCTCGGTCAACGACCGTGAAGTGAAGAAGGTGCCCCTCTTGCGCGGCAAGAGCGTGTTCAACCTGTTCTTTGAAAACAGCACACGCACACGCACCACATTTGAAATCGCGGCCACACGTTTGTCGGCCGACGTGTTCAACCTCGACATTGCGCGTTCATCCGCAGCCAAAGGTGAATCGTTGCTCGACACCATCGCCAATTTGAGCGCGATGGCGGCTGACATTTTTGTGGTGCGCCACAGCGAGTCGGGTGCGCCTTACCTCATTGCCGAACACGTGGCGCCGCATGTGCACGTGGTCAACGCTGGTGACGGCCGTCACGCACACCCCACGCAGGGTTTGCTGGACATGTACACCATCCGTCACTACAAAAAAGATTTCACCAATCTCACCGTGGCCATCGTGGGTGACGTGTTGCATTCACGTGTGGCGCGCTCGGACATTCACGCGCTTACCACCCTCGGCTGCGCCGAAGTGCGCGTGGTGGGCCCCAAGACCTTGGTACCCAGCGACTTGTCGGCCATGGGCGTGAAGGTGTTCAACAACCTCGAAGAAGGCATCAAGGGTTGCGACGTGGTCATCATGCTGCGCTTGCAAAACGAGCGCATGAGCGGTGCGTTGTTGCCATCGAGCCAAGAATATTTCAAATCGTTTGGTCTCACGCAAGAGAAGTTGCAACTGGCCAAGCCCGACGCCATCGTGATGCACCCAGGCCCCATTAACCGAGGGGTGGAGATTGACTCTGCCGTGGTCGATGGGCCGCAAAGTGTCATCTTGTCGCAGGTGACGTTTGGTATTGCAGTGCGCATGGCCGTCATGTCCATCGTCGCGGGGAATGAAGCATGA
- a CDS encoding OsmC domain/YcaO domain-containing protein, translating into MEIKVNFLDKLRLEAKFDDFTVVADQPIRYKGDGSAPGPFDYFLASSALCAAYFVKLYCDTRNISTEHIRLSQNNIVDPENRYQQIFKIQVELPPDLSEVDRRGILNSIERCTVKKVVQAGPEFVIEEVANLDADAQALLTLQPTADTSTYITGKDLPLEQTIANMSGLLANLGIKIEIASWRNIIPNVWSLHIRDAHSPMCFTNGKGATKESALASALGEYIERISNNHFYASAYWGEDIAQAEFVHYPNERWFQPGADDALPTEILDEHCLAIYNPDGELRASHLIDTNSGNTARGICSLPYVRHSDGEVVYFPSNLIENLFVSNGMSAGNTLAEAQVQCLSEIFERAVKREIIESEIALPDVPQHVLAKYPSILAGIQGLEEQGFPVLVKDASLGGTYPVMCVTLMNPRTGGVFASFGAHPSFEVALERSLTELLQGRSFEGLNDLPPPTFESNAVTEPNNFVEHFIDSSGIVSWRFFSAKSDFEFVEWDFSSQGDVANAQEAATLLGILDGMGKEVYTAVYDQLGAVACRILVPGYSEIYPVEDLVWDNTNKALLFRADILNLHRLDDSGLEALLDRLENNELDEYSDIATLIGIEFDENTEWGQLTVMELKLLIHLALKQFDDAQDLVQAFLQYNDNTVERRLFYQALNVVLEVVLDPELELDDYTPNFRRMFGDTRMDAALGSVDGTVRFYGLTPTSMKLEGLDRHHRLMDSYKKLHAARAKAMASTY; encoded by the coding sequence ATGGAAATCAAAGTCAACTTCCTCGACAAACTCCGCCTCGAAGCCAAGTTTGACGATTTCACCGTGGTGGCCGACCAGCCCATTCGCTACAAAGGCGATGGCTCGGCCCCCGGTCCCTTTGATTATTTCTTAGCCTCCTCAGCCTTGTGTGCGGCGTATTTTGTGAAGCTGTATTGCGACACGCGCAACATCTCGACCGAACACATTCGGCTTTCACAAAACAACATCGTTGACCCGGAAAACCGTTATCAACAAATTTTCAAAATTCAAGTGGAGTTGCCTCCCGATCTTTCCGAGGTGGATCGACGTGGCATTTTGAATTCCATTGAGCGCTGCACGGTCAAAAAAGTGGTGCAAGCTGGCCCTGAGTTTGTGATTGAAGAAGTCGCTAACTTAGATGCAGATGCGCAAGCCTTGCTCACCCTTCAGCCCACAGCAGATACCAGCACCTACATCACAGGCAAAGACCTGCCGCTGGAGCAAACCATCGCCAATATGTCTGGGCTTTTGGCCAATTTGGGCATCAAGATTGAAATTGCGTCGTGGCGCAACATCATTCCCAATGTGTGGTCGCTGCACATCCGCGATGCCCATTCACCCATGTGCTTCACCAATGGCAAAGGTGCCACCAAAGAAAGCGCACTGGCCTCAGCCTTGGGCGAATACATCGAGCGCATCAGCAACAACCATTTTTACGCTAGTGCGTATTGGGGCGAAGACATCGCTCAAGCCGAGTTTGTGCACTACCCCAACGAGCGCTGGTTTCAGCCAGGCGCAGACGATGCACTGCCTACTGAAATTTTGGATGAGCACTGCCTAGCCATCTACAACCCTGACGGTGAGTTGCGCGCTTCGCATTTGATCGACACCAACTCGGGCAACACCGCGCGTGGCATTTGTTCACTGCCGTATGTGCGCCACTCCGATGGCGAAGTGGTGTACTTCCCCTCCAACCTGATTGAAAACTTGTTTGTCAGCAACGGCATGAGCGCAGGCAACACCTTGGCGGAAGCCCAAGTGCAATGTTTGTCTGAAATTTTTGAACGCGCCGTCAAACGCGAGATCATCGAAAGCGAAATCGCCCTGCCCGATGTGCCGCAGCATGTGTTGGCCAAATACCCCAGCATCCTGGCGGGCATTCAAGGCTTGGAAGAACAAGGCTTCCCAGTCTTGGTGAAAGACGCATCTTTAGGTGGGACCTACCCTGTGATGTGCGTCACCTTGATGAACCCACGCACCGGCGGTGTGTTTGCTTCTTTCGGTGCGCATCCCAGCTTCGAAGTTGCGTTGGAGCGCAGCCTCACCGAGTTGCTGCAAGGTCGCAGCTTTGAAGGCCTCAACGATTTGCCCCCACCCACGTTTGAGAGCAACGCCGTCACCGAGCCCAACAACTTTGTGGAGCATTTCATCGACTCCAGTGGCATCGTGTCGTGGCGCTTCTTCAGTGCCAAGTCAGATTTTGAATTTGTGGAATGGGATTTCTCAAGCCAAGGCGACGTTGCCAACGCTCAAGAAGCAGCCACTTTGTTGGGCATTTTGGACGGCATGGGCAAAGAGGTTTACACCGCGGTGTACGACCAATTGGGCGCAGTGGCCTGTCGTATCTTGGTGCCAGGCTATTCCGAGATCTACCCTGTAGAAGACTTGGTGTGGGACAACACCAACAAAGCCTTGTTGTTCCGCGCAGACATACTCAACCTGCATCGTTTGGACGATTCGGGCCTAGAAGCCTTGCTTGACCGCTTAGAAAACAACGAACTTGATGAGTACTCGGATATCGCCACCTTGATTGGCATTGAGTTTGACGAAAACACAGAATGGGGCCAACTGACCGTGATGGAGTTGAAACTGCTGATTCATCTGGCGTTGAAACAATTTGATGATGCACAAGACCTGGTGCAAGCCTTCTTGCAATACAACGACAACACGGTTGAACGCCGCTTGTTTTACCAAGCCTTGAATGTGGTGCTTGAAGTGGTACTGGACCCAGAGTTGGAACTCGACGACTACACCCCCAACTTTCGCCGCATGTTTGGCGACACACGCATGGATGCGGCCCTCGGGTCGGTCGATGGCACCGTGCGTTTTTACGGCTTGACGCCCACCAGCATGAAGCTAGAAGGTCTAGACCGACACCACCGCCTGATGGACAGCTACAAAAAGCTGCATGCCGCGCGCGCTAAGGCAATGGCATCAACGTATTGA
- a CDS encoding NAD(P)/FAD-dependent oxidoreductase yields the protein MKRRSFVQASMALGSLGALSSMVGCASVGRVPEKARVVVVGGGYGGATAAKYVRMLSNYQIDVTLIEPNGEFVSCPISNLVIGGSKTMADITTPYDKLSGKHGVNIVRDYVANVDPAKKTVTLASGPTIRYDKLVMSPGIDLMFNTIEGLKEANASGQILQAWKAGPETLALRRQLESMDDGGVYAITIPEAPYRCPPGPYERASQVAHYFKQHKPKSKVLILDTNQDVTSKGPLFKKFWADNYKGILEYMPQHKVMAVDVKTNTLKFDVQNDVKANVLNVLPAMRAGGIAVQSNLANVNARWCGVHYQTFESTQAKDIHVIGDSIMLAPLMPKSGHMANSHGKVTAAAIVAQLSDMPVNPAPFLSNTCYSFVNDKLVVHVASVHQYDDKDKTYKTVPGSGGVSSAPNELEGIYAWNWAQNIWADSLM from the coding sequence ATGAAACGTCGCAGTTTTGTTCAAGCCTCTATGGCGCTTGGTTCTTTGGGTGCACTCAGCAGCATGGTGGGTTGTGCCTCGGTTGGTCGCGTGCCCGAAAAAGCACGCGTGGTCGTGGTGGGTGGCGGCTACGGTGGCGCCACTGCCGCCAAGTACGTACGCATGTTGTCGAACTACCAAATTGATGTCACCTTGATTGAACCCAATGGTGAGTTTGTGTCATGCCCCATCTCCAACTTGGTGATCGGCGGCAGCAAAACCATGGCCGACATCACCACACCTTACGACAAGCTCTCAGGCAAGCACGGTGTCAACATCGTGCGTGATTACGTGGCCAACGTTGACCCCGCTAAGAAAACCGTCACCTTGGCCAGCGGCCCTACCATTCGCTACGACAAGCTCGTCATGTCGCCCGGCATTGACTTGATGTTCAACACGATTGAGGGTTTGAAAGAAGCCAACGCCTCCGGCCAAATTTTGCAAGCATGGAAAGCAGGCCCCGAAACCTTGGCACTGCGCCGTCAACTTGAATCGATGGACGATGGTGGCGTGTACGCCATCACCATTCCCGAAGCACCTTACCGCTGCCCGCCCGGCCCCTACGAGCGTGCCAGTCAAGTGGCTCATTACTTCAAGCAACACAAGCCCAAATCAAAGGTGCTGATCTTGGATACCAACCAAGACGTCACCTCCAAAGGTCCGTTGTTCAAGAAGTTCTGGGCTGACAACTACAAAGGCATCTTGGAATACATGCCTCAACACAAAGTCATGGCTGTGGATGTCAAGACCAACACCTTGAAGTTCGATGTGCAAAACGACGTCAAGGCCAATGTGCTCAATGTGTTGCCCGCCATGCGTGCAGGTGGCATTGCCGTGCAATCCAACTTGGCCAACGTCAACGCACGTTGGTGCGGTGTGCACTACCAAACGTTTGAGTCCACACAAGCCAAAGACATTCACGTGATTGGTGACTCCATCATGTTGGCACCACTCATGCCTAAGTCTGGCCACATGGCCAACTCGCATGGCAAGGTCACAGCTGCGGCCATCGTCGCTCAGTTGTCAGACATGCCAGTGAACCCCGCCCCCTTCCTCAGCAACACCTGCTACAGCTTTGTGAATGACAAGCTGGTGGTTCATGTGGCATCGGTTCACCAGTACGATGACAAAGACAAGACCTACAAAACCGTGCCCGGCTCCGGCGGTGTGTCTTCTGCACCCAACGAACTGGAAGGCATCTATGCATGGAACTGGGCTCAAAACATTTGGGCTGACAGCTTGATGTGA
- a CDS encoding DsrE family protein — MKQLSHAFATLCLALSFGSVQAQDIKVVYHVNTGVDTAAAILGNVRNHLNADPTAKITVVTHGPGIDFLLDGAKDSKGREFSGMVSDLSGKGVQFRVCNNTLTSRNIDANKVSMDAKIVPSGVAEVARLQAKEGHVYLKP, encoded by the coding sequence ATGAAACAACTCTCACACGCCTTCGCTACCTTGTGTCTCGCACTGAGTTTTGGCTCGGTGCAAGCACAAGACATCAAGGTCGTCTACCACGTCAACACTGGCGTGGACACCGCTGCAGCGATTTTGGGTAATGTGCGCAATCACTTGAACGCAGATCCCACCGCCAAAATCACTGTGGTCACGCACGGACCTGGCATTGACTTTTTGCTGGACGGCGCCAAAGACAGCAAAGGCCGCGAGTTCAGCGGCATGGTGTCTGACTTGTCTGGCAAAGGCGTGCAGTTCCGCGTGTGCAACAACACACTCACCTCGCGCAACATCGACGCCAACAAAGTGTCGATGGATGCCAAGATCGTGCCCTCGGGCGTGGCCGAAGTGGCGCGTTTGCAAGCCAAAGAAGGTCATGTGTATCTGAAGCCATAA
- a CDS encoding lysophospholipid acyltransferase family protein, producing MRSVNAIVKFLRVIAQVLHGYWTIRTIFPKLNDEQQARYVEVWARGMLSIIGIEVRVKGHPAPGPVLMAANHISWLDILVMHAACHCRFVAKSEIRSWPLVGVLTTGGGSLYIERGSRNDAMRVVHQMASALQAGQVLAAFPEGRTGDGITLLPFHANLLQAAISADAPIQPVALQFIDAQSKQRSLAPCYRDDDTLISSLWRTLCAPPLLAQVRYGETQYANGRNRRTWAQDLQADVAALCQ from the coding sequence ATGCGCAGCGTGAATGCCATCGTCAAGTTTCTGCGTGTCATTGCGCAGGTCTTGCATGGCTATTGGACGATTCGCACCATCTTTCCCAAACTCAATGACGAGCAACAGGCTCGCTATGTTGAGGTATGGGCGCGCGGCATGTTGTCCATCATCGGCATCGAGGTTCGCGTCAAAGGGCATCCAGCACCAGGCCCTGTGTTGATGGCGGCCAATCACATCTCGTGGCTCGACATTTTGGTGATGCACGCTGCGTGTCACTGCCGCTTTGTGGCCAAGTCTGAAATTCGCAGCTGGCCCTTGGTGGGCGTGCTCACCACGGGTGGCGGCTCGCTCTATATCGAACGTGGTTCACGCAACGATGCCATGCGCGTGGTGCATCAAATGGCCTCTGCGCTACAAGCGGGGCAGGTACTGGCAGCATTCCCTGAGGGGCGCACGGGCGACGGCATCACCCTGTTGCCGTTTCATGCCAATTTGTTGCAAGCTGCCATTTCGGCAGATGCGCCGATTCAGCCTGTGGCCTTGCAGTTCATTGACGCACAAAGCAAGCAACGCAGCTTGGCGCCGTGTTACCGAGATGATGACACCTTGATTAGCTCACTCTGGCGCACCCTGTGTGCACCGCCTTTGTTAGCGCAAGTGCGTTACGGTGAGACACAATATGCCAATGGTCGAAACCGTCGTACATGGGCGCAAGATTTGCAGGCCGATGTGGCAGCTCTCTGTCAGTGA
- a CDS encoding c-type cytochrome codes for MSFNEDSMKTTSLRLLAATALMLGVSAAAQAQDKATELHNRATAAMCANCHGTDGRTVEGSAIPSLVGMPKDYMVLQLKAFKDGTRPATVMHQITKGLTDAQINTISSYYAATKR; via the coding sequence ATGTCATTCAACGAGGACTCGATGAAAACCACATCTCTCCGCTTGCTGGCCGCCACCGCCTTGATGCTGGGTGTAAGCGCTGCCGCTCAGGCACAAGACAAAGCCACTGAATTGCACAACCGTGCCACCGCGGCCATGTGCGCCAACTGCCACGGCACCGATGGCCGCACCGTTGAAGGCTCAGCCATTCCCTCACTGGTCGGCATGCCCAAAGACTACATGGTGTTGCAACTCAAAGCGTTCAAAGACGGCACACGTCCTGCCACGGTGATGCACCAAATCACCAAAGGTCTGACTGACGCCCAAATCAACACCATCTCCAGCTACTACGCTGCCACCAAGCGTTAA
- a CDS encoding response regulator → MLESRLICVVDDDASVRDSLSIMLGLKGFDCRTYENSESFLGALPDRPCCVVLDLNMTGMNGLDLQEKISAAPVPMEVVFLTAFADVDVMRRAFLGQAVDFLEKPVVMPQLLNAIERAFERLKSSSAQRVHTQSLEMLTPREREVMVAIAQGMTHREAGELLGISPRTVEVHKGRVMEKLGVKTLAELVRLSIDSTK, encoded by the coding sequence ATGCTTGAGAGTCGTTTGATTTGCGTGGTGGATGATGATGCATCTGTGCGCGACTCTTTGTCGATCATGCTTGGACTCAAGGGCTTTGACTGTCGAACTTACGAAAACAGTGAATCGTTTTTAGGTGCCTTACCCGATCGTCCCTGCTGTGTGGTCTTGGACTTGAACATGACCGGCATGAACGGTTTGGATTTGCAAGAAAAAATCAGTGCCGCACCTGTTCCCATGGAGGTGGTTTTTCTCACCGCGTTTGCCGATGTGGATGTGATGCGTCGGGCATTTTTGGGACAGGCCGTTGATTTTTTAGAAAAACCTGTGGTGATGCCTCAGTTGCTCAATGCGATTGAGCGTGCGTTTGAGCGCTTGAAATCGAGCTCAGCTCAGCGCGTTCATACCCAGTCGCTAGAGATGCTCACGCCCCGTGAGCGCGAAGTGATGGTGGCCATTGCACAGGGCATGACCCACCGCGAAGCCGGTGAGTTGCTGGGCATCAGCCCACGCACGGTGGAAGTGCACAAAGGCCGTGTGATGGAAAAGCTAGGTGTCAAAACCTTGGCTGAGTTGGTGCGCTTGAGCATTGACTCAACCAAGTGA
- a CDS encoding metalloregulator ArsR/SmtB family transcription factor, protein MFDLAAETFRVMSAPMRLKIINCLCNEEKNVGQLLEEIDTTQPNMSQHLNTLFNAKILGRRREGVQIYYRIINERVVTLCRAVCTQIAIDSDIAH, encoded by the coding sequence ATGTTCGACTTGGCGGCAGAAACCTTTCGCGTCATGTCGGCACCCATGCGATTGAAGATCATCAATTGCTTGTGCAACGAAGAAAAAAACGTGGGTCAGTTGTTAGAAGAAATCGACACCACGCAACCCAATATGTCGCAGCACTTGAACACCTTGTTCAACGCCAAAATTTTGGGTCGTCGTCGTGAAGGGGTGCAAATTTATTACCGCATCATCAACGAACGTGTGGTCACGCTCTGCCGTGCGGTGTGCACGCAAATTGCCATTGACAGCGATATCGCTCACTGA
- a CDS encoding dihydroorotase encodes MNILIQNGRVIDPASGFDHAADVAVADGHIVAIVKAGEKLPVNFKAEHTIDAKGCIVAPGLVDLQARLREPGYEHEGMLDSELTAAVAGGVTSLVCPPDTDPVLDEPGLIEMLKFRAEKLHRARVFPLGALTRGLKGVVLTEMSDLTDAGCVGFSQAEVPLENTQVLQRALQYAATFGYTVWLRPQEVHLGKGVAASGPLATRLGLSGVPVAAETIALHTIFALMRSTKARVHLCRISSAEGVELVRAAKQEGLAVTADVSINSLHLSDHDIGYFDSRARVTPVLRQQRDRDALRAALADGTIDVLVSDHMPVDNDGKALPFAEAESGATGLELLLSLSLKWANDSQVGLLRALDVLTAQPAKVLGKVAGQSESIGQLHVGGVADLVVFDPAAEWHVTPDALHSQGKHTPFAFDMTGMSLPARVKATLVAGRVAYQAA; translated from the coding sequence ATGAACATCCTGATTCAAAACGGTCGCGTCATCGACCCAGCCTCTGGCTTTGACCACGCCGCTGATGTGGCGGTGGCTGATGGGCACATCGTGGCCATCGTCAAAGCCGGCGAGAAGTTACCCGTCAACTTCAAAGCTGAACACACCATCGACGCCAAGGGCTGCATCGTCGCCCCCGGCTTGGTTGACCTGCAAGCGCGTTTGCGCGAACCCGGCTACGAGCACGAAGGCATGCTCGATTCCGAGCTTACCGCCGCGGTGGCCGGTGGTGTCACCAGCCTCGTGTGCCCACCCGACACCGACCCTGTGTTGGACGAGCCAGGTTTGATTGAAATGCTCAAATTCCGCGCCGAAAAACTGCACCGCGCTCGCGTGTTCCCGCTGGGTGCACTCACGCGTGGTTTGAAGGGCGTTGTGCTTACCGAAATGTCAGACCTCACCGACGCAGGTTGTGTGGGCTTTAGCCAAGCCGAAGTACCGTTGGAAAACACCCAAGTGTTGCAACGTGCTTTGCAATACGCTGCCACGTTTGGCTACACCGTATGGTTGCGTCCGCAAGAAGTGCACTTGGGCAAAGGCGTGGCTGCCAGCGGCCCGCTTGCCACCCGCTTGGGTTTGAGCGGTGTGCCTGTGGCAGCCGAGACGATTGCCTTGCACACCATCTTCGCGCTCATGCGCAGTACCAAGGCTCGCGTGCACTTGTGCCGTATCTCTAGCGCCGAAGGTGTAGAGCTTGTGCGTGCCGCCAAGCAAGAGGGCTTGGCTGTGACGGCAGACGTGAGCATCAACTCGCTTCACCTGAGCGACCACGACATTGGCTACTTCGACAGCCGAGCCCGCGTGACGCCCGTGCTGCGCCAACAGCGCGACCGCGATGCACTGCGTGCTGCGTTGGCAGACGGCACGATTGATGTGCTCGTGTCGGACCACATGCCCGTCGACAACGATGGCAAGGCTTTGCCATTTGCTGAAGCCGAATCTGGCGCAACAGGCTTAGAGCTGTTGCTCAGCCTCTCGCTCAAATGGGCCAACGACAGCCAAGTGGGTTTGCTCCGTGCACTCGATGTGCTCACTGCACAACCCGCCAAGGTGTTGGGTAAGGTCGCAGGCCAAAGCGAGAGCATCGGTCAGTTGCATGTGGGCGGTGTCGCCGACCTCGTGGTGTTTGACCCCGCTGCCGAATGGCACGTCACGCCCGACGCACTGCACAGCCAAGGCAAGCACACGCCGTTTGCGTTTGACATGACAGGCATGTCCTTACCTGCCCGCGTCAAAGCCACTTTGGTGGCAGGGCGCGTGGCCTACCAAGCCGCTTGA